In a single window of the Aminomonas paucivorans DSM 12260 genome:
- the grdB gene encoding glycine reductase complex selenoprotein B, with translation MTYRIVHYLNQFFAGIGGEEKADVVPEKRDGIVGPGAALKGALAGKAEVVGTVICGDSFFASNIDAATDTILEMISSFSPDAVVVGPAFNAGRYGTACGAVGEAVSKRLGLPVVGGMYPENPGVEMFRKAFPIVRTSDNARGIKDAVPAMAKLVLKLLDGQTLGTPEEEGYIERGLRVNLFHDRPGAERAAEMLVKKLKGEPFVTEYPMPAFDRVPPSPALVDLKNATIALVTSGGIVPKGNPDHIEASSATRYGEYDLTSVASATEEGYATAHGGYDPTYANKDPNRVLPVDTMRQMEKEGVFKKFHEVFYTTVGNGTPVANAKRFGAEIAAKLKKDGVDAVILTSTUGTCTRCGATMVKEIERAGFPVVHVCTIVPISLTVGANRIVPAVAIPYPLGDPSRTHAEEEKIRRHIVEKALKALQTEVSDQTVFND, from the coding sequence ATGACCTATCGTATCGTCCACTACCTGAACCAGTTTTTCGCGGGCATCGGAGGCGAGGAAAAGGCCGATGTGGTCCCCGAGAAGCGCGACGGCATCGTCGGCCCCGGAGCGGCGCTGAAAGGCGCCCTGGCGGGGAAGGCGGAGGTGGTGGGAACGGTGATCTGCGGCGACAGCTTCTTTGCCTCCAATATCGATGCTGCCACGGACACCATCCTGGAGATGATCTCTTCCTTCTCCCCCGACGCGGTGGTGGTGGGGCCGGCGTTCAACGCGGGCCGTTACGGCACCGCCTGCGGAGCCGTGGGAGAGGCGGTGTCCAAGCGCCTCGGCCTTCCCGTGGTGGGAGGCATGTATCCGGAGAACCCGGGGGTGGAGATGTTCCGCAAGGCCTTCCCCATCGTGCGGACCTCTGACAACGCCCGGGGGATCAAGGACGCGGTTCCCGCCATGGCCAAGCTGGTCCTGAAGCTGCTGGACGGCCAGACCCTCGGCACTCCCGAGGAGGAAGGCTACATCGAGCGGGGCTTGCGGGTGAACCTGTTCCACGATCGCCCCGGAGCGGAGCGGGCTGCGGAGATGCTGGTGAAGAAACTGAAGGGGGAGCCCTTCGTCACCGAGTACCCGATGCCTGCCTTTGATCGGGTTCCCCCCAGCCCTGCGCTGGTGGACCTGAAGAACGCCACCATCGCCCTGGTCACCTCTGGCGGCATCGTGCCGAAGGGGAATCCGGACCACATCGAAGCCTCCAGCGCCACCCGCTACGGCGAGTACGACCTTACCTCCGTGGCCTCCGCCACCGAGGAGGGCTATGCCACCGCCCACGGCGGATACGATCCCACCTACGCCAACAAGGACCCCAACCGGGTCCTGCCGGTGGACACCATGAGGCAGATGGAGAAGGAAGGGGTCTTTAAGAAGTTCCACGAGGTGTTCTACACCACCGTGGGCAACGGAACCCCCGTGGCCAACGCGAAGCGCTTCGGCGCGGAGATCGCCGCGAAGCTCAAAAAGGACGGGGTGGATGCGGTCATCCTCACATCTACCTGAGGAACCTGCACTCGTTGCGGTGCAACGATGGTCAAGGAAATCGAAAGGGCAGGATTCCCGGTGGTGCACGTCTGCACCATCGTCCCCATCTCTCTCACGGTGGGCGCCAACCGCATCGTCCCCGCCGTGGCCATCCCCTATCCCCTGGGGGATCCCTCCAGGACCCACGCAGAAGAGGAGAAGATCCGTCGGCACATCGTCGAGAAGGCCCTGAAGGCCCTTCAGACTGAGGTGTCCGACCAGACCGTGTTTAACGACTGA
- the grdA gene encoding glycine/sarcosine/betaine reductase complex selenoprotein A, which yields MGKLTGKKLLLLGERDGVPGPAMEACFQSCGAEIAFAVTECFVUTAAGAMDLQNQQRIKDAAEKFGAENVVVILGSSDAEGAEIYAETVAAGDPTYAGPLAGVSLGLPVYHVFDPAIKEEADPAVWEEQIGMMEMVLDTEALAEAVRKMREEHSKVTL from the coding sequence ATGGGGAAACTGACAGGGAAGAAACTGCTTCTTCTGGGTGAACGGGACGGCGTTCCTGGACCCGCCATGGAGGCGTGCTTCCAGAGCTGCGGGGCGGAGATCGCCTTTGCGGTGACGGAGTGCTTCGTCTGAACCGCCGCAGGAGCCATGGACCTGCAGAACCAGCAGCGTATCAAGGACGCTGCTGAGAAGTTCGGAGCCGAGAACGTGGTCGTCATTCTGGGGTCTTCCGACGCCGAAGGCGCGGAGATCTACGCAGAGACGGTGGCGGCAGGCGATCCGACCTACGCAGGTCCCTTGGCGGGAGTCTCGTTGGGACTTCCGGTCTACCATGTGTTCGATCCGGCCATCAAAGAAGAGGCGGATCCCGCGGTGTGGGAGGAGCAGATTGGCATGATGGAAATGGTCCTCGACACGGAGGCCTTGGCCGAAGCGGTCCGCAAGATGCGGGAGGAGCACAGCAAGGTCACTTTGTAG
- a CDS encoding glycine/sarcosine/betaine reductase component B subunit: MKLELHRVRIHGLKWGEDTKVVGGVLQVCKKELLAALGQDERLASVDVDLACPGEKTRITPVKDAVEPRCKMEGPGGLFPGFLSDVESVGEGKTLVLEGAAVLTCGKIVGFQEGIVDMSGPGADYTPFSKTFNVVLVFEPQEGLEKHEYEEACRIAGFKAAHFLAQKALETGSVADQVETFELPALREAMTAHPGLPKVAYLYMLQTQGLLHDTYVYGVDAKRIIPTLIHPNEVMDGAIVSGNCVSACDKNSTYVHLNNPVIRALYARHGVDVNFLGCIITNENVTLADKKRSSSYATKLASLLGVDGLVISEEGFGNPDTDLIMNCRKAENLGIKTVLITDEYAGRDGASQSLADAAKEANAVVTAGNANAMIVLPPMDKLIGFAEFVDVIAGGFAGSLRGDGSIEVELQAITGATCELGFNKIGAATY, from the coding sequence ATGAAGCTGGAACTGCATCGGGTTCGGATCCATGGTCTGAAGTGGGGAGAGGACACCAAGGTCGTCGGCGGGGTCCTGCAGGTTTGCAAGAAGGAGCTGCTGGCAGCTCTGGGCCAGGACGAGCGCCTGGCCTCGGTGGATGTGGACCTGGCTTGTCCGGGAGAGAAGACCCGGATCACGCCGGTGAAGGATGCGGTGGAGCCCCGCTGCAAGATGGAGGGCCCCGGCGGGCTCTTCCCGGGATTCCTGAGCGACGTGGAGTCCGTGGGTGAGGGGAAGACCCTGGTCCTGGAAGGGGCGGCGGTGCTTACCTGCGGCAAGATCGTGGGCTTCCAGGAAGGCATCGTGGACATGTCCGGCCCTGGGGCGGATTACACCCCCTTCTCCAAGACCTTCAACGTGGTGCTGGTTTTTGAGCCCCAGGAGGGACTGGAGAAGCACGAATACGAAGAGGCATGCCGGATCGCCGGGTTCAAGGCGGCCCACTTCCTGGCCCAGAAGGCCCTCGAAACGGGATCCGTGGCGGATCAAGTGGAGACCTTCGAGCTGCCCGCCCTGAGGGAGGCCATGACGGCGCACCCGGGGCTCCCCAAGGTGGCTTATCTCTACATGCTCCAGACCCAGGGGCTGCTTCACGACACCTACGTCTACGGGGTGGACGCCAAGCGCATCATCCCGACCCTGATCCATCCCAACGAGGTCATGGACGGGGCCATCGTGTCCGGAAACTGCGTGTCCGCCTGCGACAAGAACAGCACCTACGTGCATCTGAACAATCCGGTGATCCGGGCTCTCTACGCCCGTCACGGGGTGGACGTCAACTTCCTGGGCTGCATCATCACCAACGAAAACGTCACCCTGGCGGACAAGAAGCGCAGCTCCTCCTACGCCACGAAACTGGCCTCCCTGCTCGGCGTGGACGGTCTGGTGATCAGCGAGGAAGGCTTCGGCAACCCGGACACGGACCTGATCATGAACTGCCGCAAGGCGGAGAATCTGGGGATCAAGACGGTCCTCATCACCGACGAGTATGCCGGCCGGGACGGGGCCAGCCAGTCCCTGGCGGATGCGGCCAAAGAAGCAAACGCGGTGGTCACGGCGGGGAATGCCAACGCCATGATCGTGTTGCCCCCCATGGACAAGCTGATCGGCTTTGCGGAGTTCGTGGACGTCATCGCCGGAGGTTTTGCCGGGTCCCTTCGCGGGGATGGGTCCATCGAGGTGGAGCTCCAGGCCATCACCGGAGCCACCTGCGAGCTGGGCTTCAACAAAATCGGGGCGGCGACCTACTGA
- a CDS encoding thioredoxin family protein yields MVELNKDIYEAEVLQADLPVVVDFWGPSCGPCLALMPEVIKLGESYEGRVKFCKLNAAENRRLCATLKVMGLPTILFYKGGELVDRITGAEVSLEAIRERAEKLLA; encoded by the coding sequence ATGGTGGAACTCAACAAGGATATTTACGAAGCGGAAGTGCTTCAGGCGGATCTCCCCGTGGTGGTGGACTTCTGGGGGCCTTCCTGCGGCCCTTGCCTGGCCCTGATGCCCGAGGTGATCAAACTGGGCGAGTCCTACGAGGGGCGGGTGAAGTTCTGCAAGCTCAACGCCGCGGAGAATCGCCGTCTTTGCGCGACCTTGAAAGTGATGGGGTTGCCCACGATCCTCTTCTACAAGGGAGGAGAGCTGGTGGATCGGATCACCGGGGCCGAAGTGTCCCTGGAGGCGATCCGGGAGCGGGCGGAAAAACTCTTGGCCTAA